The Nitrospirales bacterium genome includes a window with the following:
- a CDS encoding DivIVA domain-containing protein translates to MKITPLDIQHKVFDAQFRGYEKRQVDQFLEEVAETVENLTRENTVLKEKVASKEEELGNLKKTENTLTSTLLSTQTFVEQLKRGAERDAELIVKEAELKAEEILAQSRSDLMELRRMIADLRRQRALVLERLRSTLGAFHRLIEVEENADPIPDVVEETTFTADQESLPEV, encoded by the coding sequence ATGAAAATTACCCCGCTCGACATTCAACATAAAGTCTTTGACGCACAATTTCGAGGGTATGAAAAACGGCAGGTCGATCAGTTCCTTGAAGAAGTCGCTGAAACCGTCGAAAATCTCACTCGTGAAAATACGGTGCTGAAAGAAAAAGTGGCGTCCAAAGAAGAAGAACTGGGAAACCTCAAAAAGACCGAAAACACGTTAACCAGTACGTTGCTGTCCACGCAGACATTCGTGGAGCAGTTGAAGCGTGGGGCTGAACGTGATGCGGAACTCATCGTCAAGGAAGCCGAGCTCAAGGCTGAAGAGATTTTAGCGCAAAGCCGGAGCGATCTCATGGAACTCAGGCGAATGATCGCTGACCTTCGTCGTCAACGAGCGCTCGTCCTGGAACGATTACGTTCGACGCTTGGCGCGTTTCATCGCTTGATTGAAGTGGAAGAAAACGCCGATCCAATCCCCGATGTCGTCGAAGAAACGACGTTTACTGCCGATCAGGAAAGTTTGCCGGAAGTCTAG
- the ftsA gene encoding cell division protein FtsA yields the protein MPKKERIIVGLDIGTTKICAVVAEATDDETSINVIGVGSSLSRGLRKGVVVDIESTVESIKEAVEKAELMAAVQINSVYTGIAGSHISSESTHGVVALKKREVLNGDITRVIETARCGAVIPADRRVLHVLPREFIVDDQEGIRDPIGIAGSRLEVDVHIVTGAVTSAQNLVRCVNRAGLDVADIILQPLASSAAVLSAEEQELGVVMVDLGGGTSDVAIYVDGSIRHSAVIPIGGNHLTRDLTQVLRTSHADAERIKVQHGVSLSEQVDQEESIEVPSVGGRPPRLVPRSYVAEVLEPRVEEMFELVRREIRRAGYDGLLVAGGVLTGGTSLLPGMAEAAERILDLPVRCGGPTGISGLQEKVSSPTCATGVGLILHAIRHEHGMSRMGVAAVGSGAGIWSSVLDRMKDRVMSFF from the coding sequence TCGGCGTCGGTTCGAGTCTGTCTCGGGGTCTTCGAAAAGGGGTCGTGGTTGATATCGAGAGTACGGTGGAATCGATTAAAGAAGCGGTTGAAAAAGCCGAGCTCATGGCGGCGGTGCAAATCAATTCCGTGTATACCGGGATTGCGGGGAGTCACATCTCGAGTGAAAGCACCCATGGAGTCGTGGCGCTGAAAAAACGGGAAGTGTTGAATGGGGACATCACGCGTGTCATCGAGACCGCTCGTTGTGGAGCCGTCATTCCCGCTGACCGTCGCGTTCTCCATGTTCTGCCTCGTGAGTTTATCGTCGACGATCAAGAGGGTATCCGCGACCCGATTGGAATCGCCGGATCACGCTTGGAAGTCGATGTGCATATCGTCACCGGCGCGGTCACGTCTGCTCAGAACTTGGTCCGTTGTGTGAATCGTGCGGGCCTTGATGTTGCCGACATTATCCTGCAGCCATTGGCCTCCAGTGCGGCCGTCTTGTCCGCTGAGGAACAAGAACTTGGTGTGGTCATGGTTGATCTGGGAGGTGGAACGTCGGATGTGGCGATTTATGTTGATGGGAGCATCCGCCATTCCGCTGTCATTCCCATTGGAGGGAATCATCTCACCAGAGATCTGACACAGGTCCTTCGCACGTCTCATGCAGACGCCGAACGGATCAAAGTGCAGCATGGCGTTTCGCTATCAGAGCAGGTCGATCAGGAGGAGTCCATTGAAGTCCCGAGCGTGGGAGGAAGGCCTCCGCGGCTCGTTCCCCGTAGTTATGTCGCCGAGGTGCTTGAGCCTCGAGTTGAGGAGATGTTTGAACTGGTTCGAAGGGAAATTCGTCGCGCCGGGTATGATGGGTTGCTCGTGGCCGGTGGCGTCTTAACCGGTGGAACGTCGCTTCTCCCGGGGATGGCCGAGGCTGCAGAACGAATCTTGGACCTGCCTGTTCGGTGTGGAGGTCCGACAGGCATTAGCGGGTTGCAGGAAAAGGTCAGTAGTCCGACCTGCGCGACCGGGGTTGGATTGATCTTGCACGCCATTCGACATGAACATGGGATGTCGAGAATGGGCGTGGCCGCTGTCGGTTCCGGAGCAGGTATCTGGTCTTCAGTATTGGATCGGATGAAAGACCGGGTCATGAGCTTTTTCTGA
- the pgeF gene encoding peptidoglycan editing factor PgeF, with product MESLSFPEHIPAERGFVHFFGTRQSPAPLINTVRVGQVTAVPPDYPCVISLKQVHGTDVLVCENPDDLKTVHGLEGDALVTSCSDVLLVVRTADCVPVLMADVERNAVAAVHAGWRGTVAGIVRQTIRVMTEQYGTEPSNLRVAIGPSIGMCCFEVDRPVIDPIKEQWADACEVLKPTSPTHAMVDLKKLIGYQLIEAGVSAASISQSTHCTNCDATRYFSYRREGRVNGTMNSGIMMRAH from the coding sequence GTGGAATCCCTTTCATTCCCTGAGCACATTCCTGCCGAGCGCGGCTTTGTCCATTTCTTCGGGACGCGACAAAGCCCCGCTCCGCTCATCAATACGGTCCGTGTGGGCCAGGTCACGGCTGTCCCTCCGGACTACCCCTGCGTGATTTCTCTCAAACAAGTCCATGGGACTGATGTGTTGGTGTGTGAGAATCCGGATGACCTGAAAACCGTTCATGGACTGGAAGGCGATGCGTTGGTGACGTCCTGTTCTGACGTCCTGCTGGTCGTTCGGACCGCCGATTGTGTTCCGGTTCTTATGGCCGATGTCGAACGGAACGCTGTCGCTGCGGTTCATGCTGGTTGGCGTGGTACGGTCGCGGGAATCGTTCGACAAACTATTAGGGTCATGACAGAGCAGTATGGGACAGAGCCAAGCAATCTTCGCGTGGCGATTGGCCCATCGATTGGGATGTGTTGCTTCGAAGTCGATCGGCCTGTCATTGACCCGATCAAGGAACAGTGGGCCGACGCCTGCGAGGTTTTGAAGCCGACATCTCCGACCCATGCGATGGTAGACTTGAAAAAACTTATTGGATATCAACTGATCGAGGCGGGGGTTTCCGCCGCGTCCATCAGTCAGAGCACGCATTGTACGAACTGCGATGCGACTCGCTACTTCTCGTACAGGAGAGAGGGGCGCGTGAACGGGACAATGAACAGTGGAATCATGATGCGGGCACATTGA
- a CDS encoding YggS family pyridoxal phosphate-dependent enzyme: protein MEQTSVPPCSIADRLRQVLGSIEAAARRVGRDPQGVGLVAATKTVTAQRMREAHAAGIRVFGENRLQEALEKRRALDDLTTGSWHFIGQVQRRKIKEVVGAFALIHSVESLEQARLMDKRAGVLGIVQAVLMEVNVSGESTKGGYSVATLLQALPELTSMPHLNVLGLMTIPPWSEDPETARPYFRELRELAVRIKSQGFDRLKMEHLSMGMSHDYVIAVEEGATLVRVGTSLFGARRTS, encoded by the coding sequence ATGGAACAGACGAGTGTGCCGCCTTGTTCGATTGCCGATCGTCTTCGTCAGGTTTTAGGATCGATCGAAGCGGCGGCACGGCGCGTTGGACGAGACCCTCAGGGCGTTGGTCTTGTCGCGGCCACGAAGACCGTTACGGCCCAGCGAATGCGAGAGGCGCATGCCGCCGGCATTCGGGTGTTTGGGGAAAACCGACTTCAAGAAGCCCTGGAAAAACGTCGTGCGCTGGATGACCTCACGACCGGTTCCTGGCATTTTATCGGGCAAGTCCAACGTCGAAAGATTAAGGAGGTAGTTGGAGCGTTTGCCCTGATTCATTCCGTTGAAAGCCTTGAACAGGCTCGGTTGATGGACAAACGGGCCGGGGTGTTGGGGATTGTTCAGGCGGTTCTCATGGAAGTGAATGTTAGCGGGGAGTCCACAAAGGGAGGCTATTCCGTCGCTACGTTACTGCAGGCTCTGCCTGAACTCACTTCCATGCCGCATCTCAACGTGCTAGGGTTGATGACCATTCCGCCCTGGTCGGAAGATCCTGAGACGGCGAGACCTTATTTCAGGGAATTACGGGAGTTAGCGGTTCGTATCAAGTCTCAAGGCTTTGATCGGCTGAAGATGGAACACTTGTCCATGGGCATGTCGCATGATTACGTGATTGCCGTGGAAGAAGGGGCGACGCTCGTGCGGGTTGGGACATCGCTTTTCGGAGCACGCCGTACGTCTTAG
- a CDS encoding YggT family protein, whose product MGYFSQAAIFLIDLIFGLYVLAILLRFLLQRAGADFYNPISQLLYSLTNPALQPLRRLVPAVGGIDWATIVLLFLVQGAELSLIAWLGSGHLLPLPGLLILTLASLLKLAIYIYIFLLIIQVVISWINPGAYNPITGLMYQVTEPLLRPARRLVPPAGGFDWSVLVVLVCLQLALILLVSPIEDLGYRLSSSMPQIL is encoded by the coding sequence ATGGGGTATTTTTCTCAAGCCGCGATCTTTCTCATTGATCTCATATTCGGGCTCTATGTCCTGGCGATTCTGTTGCGTTTTCTCCTGCAACGGGCTGGCGCCGACTTTTACAATCCGATTTCTCAGTTGTTATACAGTCTTACGAATCCCGCGCTTCAACCGCTCCGTCGTCTTGTTCCTGCTGTGGGGGGGATTGATTGGGCTACCATCGTCCTGCTCTTCCTCGTGCAGGGCGCTGAACTCAGTTTAATCGCCTGGTTAGGCAGTGGCCATTTGCTGCCGTTGCCAGGACTTCTGATTTTAACCCTTGCCTCATTGCTGAAGCTTGCCATCTACATCTATATTTTTCTGCTGATCATTCAGGTGGTGATCAGTTGGATTAATCCCGGGGCGTATAACCCCATTACCGGATTGATGTACCAGGTCACGGAACCGCTCCTGCGGCCGGCCAGACGTCTGGTCCCTCCTGCCGGCGGTTTTGACTGGTCAGTGTTGGTCGTTTTGGTGTGTTTACAATTAGCGTTGATCTTACTTGTCTCTCCCATTGAAGACTTAGGGTATCGATTATCCAGCAGTATGCCTCAAATCCTTTAA